A window from Bacteroidia bacterium encodes these proteins:
- the rlmD gene encoding 23S rRNA (uracil(1939)-C(5))-methyltransferase RlmD produces the protein MRKFDILEKVEIAAFAAEGKSLARVDNFVLFLDKAVPGDVADIQVTKLKKNFGEAKVLKYHSYSNLRTQPACQHFGTCGGCKWQHLGYDKQLEFKTQQVKDALEKIGKLEFPAISPIIGSSKIYEYRNRLDFTFCNSRWLTNEEVKSGLSFNQNVLGFHAPGRFDKVLAIEQCHLQAEPSNTIRNFARDYALEHGASFYDIRNQVGLLRQLVVRTTSTGEVMVIVWFNEEQKFNFMFLEALKSRFPEISSLVYTVNNKRNDSMGDLVMEIYSGKPYIEEEMEGLKFRVGPKSFYQTNSSQAYELYKVARDFAGLTGKEKVYDLYTGTGTIALFVAKMASKVIGVEYVEAAVEDAKLNAGLNGIGHTDFYAGDMKDVLNAGFIETHGKPDVVITDPPRAGMHEDVVRRIVEMGPQKVVYVSCNPATQARDLAWMDEVYRISKVQPVDMFPHTHHVENVVLLEKR, from the coding sequence ATGCGTAAATTCGACATTTTAGAGAAGGTAGAAATAGCTGCCTTTGCGGCAGAAGGTAAATCGTTGGCAAGAGTTGACAATTTTGTTTTGTTTTTAGACAAGGCTGTGCCGGGCGATGTTGCTGATATTCAGGTAACCAAGTTGAAGAAGAATTTTGGAGAAGCCAAAGTGTTGAAATATCACAGCTATTCGAATTTACGCACCCAGCCTGCTTGTCAGCATTTTGGAACTTGCGGAGGGTGTAAATGGCAACATTTAGGGTATGACAAGCAATTGGAGTTTAAAACGCAACAGGTGAAAGATGCTTTGGAAAAGATTGGCAAACTAGAGTTTCCGGCAATTTCACCCATTATTGGATCTTCGAAAATATACGAATACCGAAATAGGTTAGACTTTACCTTTTGCAATAGCCGTTGGTTAACGAATGAAGAGGTGAAAAGCGGGTTGAGTTTTAACCAAAATGTTTTGGGATTTCACGCTCCCGGACGTTTTGATAAGGTTCTGGCTATTGAGCAATGCCATTTACAAGCCGAACCAAGCAATACCATACGGAATTTTGCCAGGGATTATGCTTTGGAGCATGGCGCAAGTTTTTACGATATCAGAAATCAGGTAGGACTTTTAAGACAATTGGTTGTTAGAACCACTTCTACAGGTGAAGTAATGGTAATTGTTTGGTTCAACGAGGAGCAGAAGTTTAATTTCATGTTTTTGGAGGCCTTGAAGAGCCGGTTTCCAGAAATAAGTTCGTTGGTTTATACGGTTAACAACAAGCGAAACGATAGTATGGGCGATTTGGTGATGGAGATTTATTCAGGTAAGCCTTACATTGAGGAGGAAATGGAAGGTTTGAAATTTAGGGTTGGTCCCAAGAGTTTCTATCAAACCAATAGCAGTCAGGCCTATGAGTTGTATAAAGTAGCCAGGGATTTTGCCGGATTAACAGGAAAGGAAAAAGTATATGATTTATACACCGGAACGGGAACCATTGCTCTGTTTGTAGCAAAAATGGCATCCAAAGTAATAGGGGTGGAGTATGTGGAGGCAGCGGTGGAGGATGCCAAATTAAACGCTGGCTTAAACGGAATAGGTCATACCGACTTTTATGCAGGAGATATGAAGGATGTATTAAATGCTGGTTTTATAGAAACCCATGGCAAACCGGATGTAGTAATTACCGATCCTCCCCGTGCCGGGATGCATGAAGATGTGGTAAGACGGATTGTGGAAATGGGTCCACAGAAGGTGGTTTATGTTTCCTGCAATCCCGCCACCCAAGCCAGAGATTTAGCCTGGATGGATGAGGTTTATCGGATTAGTAAGGTACAACCGGTAGATATGTTTCCACATACTCATCATGTGGAGAATGTGGTGTTGTTGGAAAAGCGATAG